The nucleotide window CCGCTATTCGCAGGTGACATGCCATAGCCAATTCAGCACCTCCGCCTAACGCAAAACCATTTACAGCTGCTATCACTGGTTTTCGCGTATCTTCAATAAGCTGAAAAATCTGTTGCCCCTTTTGAGAAGCCATCCGGCCAGATCGGTTATCCAACTCCCGAAGCTCTTTAATGTCAGCACCAGCTACAAACGCTTTATCACCGGCTCCTGTTACCATTACAGCCTTGATATCATCATCTACCTGGATAGCTTTAAAAACATCAGCCAGTTCGTTTAGCACCTTATCATTCAGTGCATTTAGCTTTTTTGGACGATTAATCGTTACTGTTGCAACTCCCCGTTCATCAATTTCCAACGTAATTGTATTGTAGGATTCGCTCATAAAAATAATTTATTCTTTAACTCGATTCGAAGACTCTACCTTCGATTCAGTCTCTGTTTTAGGTTCCAATTCGTCATCCAAATCTAAAAAATCATTATCCAAATCAATATCATCAAAATCGGAACTATATGGAAAGATATCTCGATCAAGATCATCAATCAGCTGTGATGTTTCTTCAACCTCTTCCAGAAGATTATCAAGTTGGAATCCAATTTCTTCGGGATTACTCATCGTCATAGATTCCTCATAAATGTAGCGGATGGCGTCCTCGATCGTTTCGAGATGGGTTTCACATATCAGGTATTTTTCTTTGGCAACCTCAAACTTTTTAAGACGCTTCTTAAGGATCCCCACCCGACGTGCCGTCGTTCTCTTTAATCGTTGTGATTCCATACCCTGCATTTCACGCTCTTCAACCTCCACTTCTCGTTTCAAGCTTTCTTCTACCGACGTGTCCATATACAACCGGTAACGCTTGTGCAGGTCAAGCAGCGTTAAGTAATTAGAAAGCAACTCCTCTACTTTATCACGGATATTTTCCAACAACCCCTGAGAACTGTAGGGGAGCTTATCAAAATTCTCTTTAATCAATTTTGCAAGATGCTTGAGTACCAAAAAGCGCTTTTGACTTTTTTTATCGAGCTCTTGAAATGTTGACTTTTCGCGCGCCGCCGGATTCTGTTCCCGTACTTTTTTGAGCTTCACGTTTTTTCGGAATCGGGGCAGGCGCGGCACAATCCCTAAATACATCAATTCAACTCCAAACGTCATAGTAAGGACCAAGTTCGAAATTAACCCCATATCGCTTAGGGCAAAAGCAGAAACCGTAGCAATCAACAGCACTCCCAGGTTAACAGGGTGGAGAAAAGCTTCGCGTGTGAAATTAATGGATTTTTCGTTGCTCATAATGGCTTAGTCTTCTTCAATATTATCTTTCCCTTGGTGAGCAGGCTCCTCTTTTTCTCCACTGCCAATCGTTTTATTCACCTTTATATCGCTGGCTTGTTTTTCAATTTCCTTATACAAAAGTCCCATCTCCATCTTCACCTGGCGAAGCGTATCTTTTGCTTTAGATTTCCTTAACTCTTCATCCACTTCTTCCTGGCTTACCATATTCTCAGGCTCTTCACCCAGAGAATCCATCGCTAAATCCAAACGGGCTTCTACCGATGCTACCTTATGTTTTACAGAATACAGAAGATCATCAAAGGCATCTAACAGTTCGCTTTTATCCAAGCTTTTTAATGCGTGTGTAATATTCTGGGTACGCTTAGCTCGAGCGCCCTGCTCCTTAATCTCCCGTATCTTACGGTAATGCGCCTTATATTCCTCCTTAAGACGGTCCCGCTCCTTCCGATTGGATTCACTCATCATCCTGCCTCATTAAGATTTAGAACGCTCCTTGCTACCAATGGTTTTATCGGATTGCTTTTCGGAGGATTTTTCATCAATATCGATTTCCCCCTCACCATCAGAAGAACCTACGCTCTTTTCTTTTTCTGATGCCGTTGTTTTGCCCATTTCGGATTTAAATTGCTCAACCAATTCATGAGCACGTAGTTTTTCAGCATTAGCCTCAATTTCCATCGTTTCAGTATCAATACTATCAAGCGCCAGCTCCATACGAGCTTCATTTTTGGCCGTTTGCTCATTTAGCCGATTCACCATCTCGTCATGCGTCTGATCTAACCCTCCTGTTTCAAACTGCTCAAGCGCATCGGCAATCCTGCCCTGCCACTCGGCCCGTTCACTGGCACGCATAGCTTCTTTAGCTTCTTGGATCTTACGATCTTTTTCACGCATAAACGCCTTCTTCACTTTCAGCGCCTTTTCATACGCCTGCTCAGCAAACTTCAACTGCTCTTTAGAAGTAGAAAGATTTTCTTTGGCCTTCTCAAGCTGCATGGCATACCCTTCGGCGATATCATCCCGGTCAGCCTGAATAGCAGATTTAATTTTTGCCGTTAAATCCTTGATCTTTTTCTCCAGCTTATCTACCTCTTTCTGGAGCATTATTTTATTTGCCTTAACCGTGGCAATATTCTCATTCATCTGGGGAATTTGATCATTAAGATCCCGGATATTCTGCTCTAAAATAAGTTTAGGATCTTCCATGGAACTGACAAACCCACCAAATAGCGACTTAATTGCACGAATGAATCGTTTAAACATAGTATTTTTCTTTTTTATTAAACTTTGCCCTGCCCTAAGGTACTGTTGGTTACCCCAAGTACTGTAAAGTTATGTTAATTTAGTGATATTGCAATTAATAAC belongs to Fodinibius sp. Rm-B-1B1-1 and includes:
- a CDS encoding PspA/IM30 family protein; translated protein: MFKRFIRAIKSLFGGFVSSMEDPKLILEQNIRDLNDQIPQMNENIATVKANKIMLQKEVDKLEKKIKDLTAKIKSAIQADRDDIAEGYAMQLEKAKENLSTSKEQLKFAEQAYEKALKVKKAFMREKDRKIQEAKEAMRASERAEWQGRIADALEQFETGGLDQTHDEMVNRLNEQTAKNEARMELALDSIDTETMEIEANAEKLRAHELVEQFKSEMGKTTASEKEKSVGSSDGEGEIDIDEKSSEKQSDKTIGSKERSKS